One region of Microbacterium sp. M28 genomic DNA includes:
- a CDS encoding ATP-dependent helicase → MTDAPLIVPGTAGPQAQDDLLAGLNPQQLEAVTYRGPALLIVAGAGSGKTSVLTRRIASLLRGREAWPSQILAITFTNKAAGEMRERVGSLVGEASRGMWISTFHSACVRILRREAEHFGFTKTFTIYDSGDSRALIKRLVKDHEADAYGLTPASVQSRISKLKNELSDAESYARQANMSDPAERLFVEIFGDYQRQLQKANAFDFDDLIGQTVFLFRAFPQVADTYRRRFRHILVDEYQDTNHAQYALIHELTRPVSSTAPDPYASNGMMIFEPETTPALEGASLTVVGDSDQSIYAFRGADIRNISEFERDFPGAKVVLLEQNYRSTQNILSAANAVIGNNFDRKDKKLWTDRGDGEKIVGFTGYSQHDEAQFVADEVEALHRKGFPYSEMAVFYRTNSQSRALEEIFIRSAVPYKIMGGTKFYERAEIKDALAYLVSVANPADEMALRRILNRPRRGIGDVTATAIARFAEDHGITFREALSRPAELGVGPKLQAAIGRLDAVLAEASEILMPSSGEVPPATSVADGLTLLLAKSGYLDALRASRDPQDEARVENLDEFVAVTRDFARNNPEGTIVDFLTDVALVSDADDLDDESGSVSLMTMHTAKGLEYDAVFVTGVEEDLIPHRISAGEPGGPQEERRLFYVGITRARKRLHLSLAMTRAQFGEVSVAMPSRFLQEIPAGLIDWRQSPGDVNSRGGTQSRALNARRPTGGDRFGVKPLGGSLKPLSTSMDRFPNKVTSKVRDNGDLVLAAGDRIRHDDFGEGRVDAVTGEGAKRIAHVRFDSAGQKKLLIKIAPIEKL, encoded by the coding sequence ATGACAGACGCACCCCTCATCGTTCCCGGAACAGCAGGGCCCCAGGCGCAGGACGACCTCCTCGCCGGGCTCAATCCGCAGCAGCTCGAAGCCGTGACCTACCGAGGCCCCGCGCTGCTCATCGTGGCGGGTGCCGGATCGGGCAAGACGAGCGTGCTGACCCGCCGCATCGCCTCGCTGCTGCGGGGACGCGAGGCGTGGCCGAGCCAGATCCTCGCGATCACGTTCACGAACAAAGCCGCGGGCGAGATGCGCGAGCGCGTCGGGTCGCTGGTGGGCGAAGCCTCCCGCGGCATGTGGATCTCCACGTTCCACTCCGCCTGCGTGCGGATCCTCCGGCGCGAGGCCGAGCACTTCGGCTTCACCAAGACATTCACGATCTACGACTCCGGCGACTCGCGCGCGCTGATCAAGCGGCTCGTGAAAGACCACGAGGCCGATGCGTACGGGCTCACCCCGGCATCCGTGCAGTCGCGCATCTCGAAGCTGAAAAACGAGCTGTCGGACGCCGAGTCGTACGCCCGTCAGGCCAACATGTCCGATCCGGCCGAGCGGCTGTTCGTCGAGATCTTCGGCGACTACCAGCGGCAGCTGCAGAAGGCGAACGCGTTCGACTTCGACGATCTCATCGGTCAGACGGTGTTCCTGTTCCGCGCGTTCCCGCAGGTCGCGGACACGTACCGGCGCCGATTCCGGCACATCCTCGTCGACGAGTACCAGGACACCAACCACGCCCAGTACGCACTCATCCACGAACTGACACGACCGGTGTCCTCGACGGCACCGGATCCGTATGCCTCGAACGGCATGATGATCTTCGAGCCGGAGACGACCCCGGCCCTCGAGGGGGCGTCATTGACCGTCGTCGGTGACAGCGACCAGTCGATCTACGCGTTCCGCGGCGCCGACATCCGCAACATCAGCGAGTTCGAGCGCGACTTCCCCGGTGCCAAGGTCGTGCTGCTCGAGCAGAACTACCGATCGACGCAGAACATCCTCTCGGCGGCGAACGCCGTCATCGGCAACAACTTCGACCGCAAGGACAAGAAGCTGTGGACCGACCGCGGCGACGGCGAGAAGATCGTCGGGTTCACCGGCTACTCCCAGCACGATGAGGCGCAGTTCGTCGCCGACGAGGTCGAGGCGCTGCACCGCAAGGGCTTCCCGTACTCCGAGATGGCGGTGTTCTACCGCACGAACTCGCAGTCCCGCGCGCTGGAGGAGATCTTCATCCGCTCGGCCGTTCCGTACAAGATCATGGGCGGCACGAAGTTCTACGAGCGCGCCGAGATCAAGGACGCCCTCGCCTACCTCGTCTCGGTCGCCAACCCCGCGGACGAGATGGCTCTGCGGCGCATCCTGAACCGGCCCCGCCGTGGCATCGGCGACGTCACGGCGACCGCGATCGCCCGGTTCGCCGAGGACCACGGCATCACGTTCCGGGAGGCGCTGTCGCGCCCAGCCGAGCTCGGCGTCGGGCCCAAGCTGCAGGCCGCGATCGGCCGACTGGATGCCGTGCTCGCCGAAGCATCCGAGATCCTGATGCCCTCGTCCGGTGAGGTGCCGCCGGCGACATCGGTCGCGGACGGACTCACCCTGCTGCTCGCCAAGAGCGGCTACCTGGACGCGTTGCGCGCGAGCCGGGATCCGCAGGACGAGGCGCGCGTCGAGAACCTCGACGAGTTCGTGGCCGTCACGCGGGACTTCGCCCGCAACAACCCCGAAGGCACGATCGTCGACTTCCTCACCGACGTCGCCCTGGTGTCGGATGCCGACGACCTGGACGACGAGTCCGGCTCGGTCTCGCTCATGACGATGCACACGGCGAAGGGCCTGGAGTACGACGCGGTGTTCGTCACGGGTGTTGAGGAGGACCTCATCCCGCACCGCATCTCCGCGGGTGAACCGGGGGGTCCGCAGGAGGAGCGCCGGCTGTTCTACGTCGGCATCACGCGTGCCCGCAAGCGCCTGCACCTGTCGCTCGCGATGACCCGCGCCCAGTTCGGCGAGGTGTCCGTGGCCATGCCGAGCCGCTTCCTGCAGGAGATCCCGGCGGGGCTCATCGATTGGCGTCAGTCACCGGGAGACGTGAACTCCCGTGGTGGCACGCAGTCGCGTGCGCTCAACGCACGCAGGCCGACCGGCGGCGACCGATTCGGCGTCAAGCCGCTCGGCGGCTCGCTCAAGCCGCTGTCGACGTCGATGGACCGTTTCCCGAACAAGGTCACCTCGAAGGTGCGCGACAACGGCGACCTCGTCCTCGCCGCGGGCGACCGCATCCGTCACGACGACTTCGGCGAGGGCAGGGTGGATGCCGTGACCGGCGAGGGCGCGAAGCGCATCGCCCACGTGCGCTTCGATTCGGCCGGCCAGAAGAAGCTCCTGATCAAGATCGCCCCGATCGAGAAGCTCTGA